The Elgaria multicarinata webbii isolate HBS135686 ecotype San Diego chromosome 1, rElgMul1.1.pri, whole genome shotgun sequence genome has a window encoding:
- the TMEM81 gene encoding transmembrane protein 81, with the protein MITAEVSLALGTLALAFFIPLSMASAETVTIPKELKAATARVSVSSTSCSVTCGLGYKVEERCQVNPQGERRGCTKRRVDCLANWICGMRHFTILVGKPFELSCLTPHEIGPETQSFSYTWRLARGIITTDDALFMPFKAPSFVIKLSPAEEYDAGTYRCDVQFMRTYKMVKRIYFGLRVIPGQLVELNFDKSLTLEQKLESENGNNQQNTNTTAAPVRKQWSSWRHRAVFVFVVGIGSGVIGGVLLHTLLYYLLRVRSNYEPVED; encoded by the coding sequence ATGATTACTGCAGAAGTCAGCTTGGCCCTTGGAACATTAGCATTGGCTTTCTTTATACCGTTGTCAATGGCTTCTGCTGAAACAGTTACCATTCCTAAAGAACTAAAGGCTGCTACTGCTAGAGTGTCAGTCAGTTCCACAAGCTGTAGCGTCACCTGTGGGCTGGGTTACAAGGTAGAAGAACGATGTCAGGTGAATCCTCAAGGGGAAAGGAGAGGCTGTACCAAACGGAGAGTGGACTGCTTGGCCAACTGGATCTGTGGGATGCGCCACTTCACCATCCTTGTTGGTAAACCCTTTGAGCTCAGTTGCCTGACCCCTCATGAGATCGGTCCTGAGACCCAGAGCTTTAGCTATACGTGGCGGTTGGCCAGGGGCATCATCACCACAGATGATGCTCTCTTCATGCCTTTCAAAGCTCCGAGCTTCGTCATTAAGCTTTCCCCAGCTGAGGAATACGATGCAGGAACATACAGATGTGATGTGCAGTTCATGAGAACCTACAAGATGGTCAAGAGAATCTATTTTGGACTTCGTGTCATCCCTGGTCAGCTGgtggagctgaactttgacaaaTCCTTGACTCTGGAACAGAAGTTAGAAAGTGAGAATGGAAACAACCAACAGAACACCAACACCACCGCCGCACCCGTCCGGAAGCAGTGGAGTTCTTGGCGGCACAGagctgtgtttgtatttgtggtaGGCATTGGAAGCGGAGTGATAGGAGGGGTCTTGTTGCACACCCTTCTCTACTATTTGCTGAGGGTTCGCAGCAATTACGAACCTGTGGAGGATTGA